A single window of Archangium lipolyticum DNA harbors:
- a CDS encoding DUF1998 domain-containing protein, translating into MTLQLPHPAVLATVAYLMVWGLVLITPVFAWALAALVVGPGPNSRWRRAALPVGKGVLFSLALVLATRLVEAASASMHDGPLGWLSALEQALTHGATAMTWFPVDAVLLLALPHAALFLLAVAVFAFQEANRKFGIPFRVPLADPLALVLVVVPVLALIAVDGAWRQARPRALLDVAAVLPMLCMALAVWTRAERLSPPPVKEEAPRPQVPAPVRADVPALWRKLGALDASARPLLATQGASNADAAPAWSAAAWRDAGALGAPPRALEEIASAWGSPQQGWLVGDLPDPTERHFLTSCVLLALQREGLPCLVISDEPEALRDAVLEAISRSGSWPSGPLLAGEAAMREAFAGNRMPAAVFLDVEQLSAGGIRALAETRGGCGRSWARSVGLVLLSRVDRGTPLASTHRMFTLRRLELALSAAGARWNVLATGVGGAGTRGLVEQMFPGISVREVPFAPRAAAPVRVWRVAEGFRAQPGTPWVRRALEPVVGAKLPAAVGDPGGAFDLKAVDFWGGELRFVRDVSLFGVASVGTLDEAWLVAAYRALPHRVPLADGQAHDALWGLADNPVTRFLTRDGNLDGLARHGMLMPPRALVGYHNGALATAHLKAAMQEGTQDVESLAAVFGRSRVEQVLGPKFRPERHVVRLAQGREPVRSPVVPAGVAEAVNPLRRTVSEQVVRILDVHSGQLLTEVDRLLVETRYYPGRVFAVGDARYEVPLHSLDTKRNELRVKPVPNDRPLTKPQLRIQFESAHVVESPQTVRTGRCVYQVCTLDATVVESVTGYSQVGRPGRVDVGAVSCRYRTRVRGVFFPAATTPNVLFHLARSADGVLVAHLLSNDEDMDVVPVGAGMFPEAPAGIVVVDRHLQGMGVAEALDLALVDDTFKWVRAILANCKCPNGCPECTPQDVLASGPDKSGVLGLLG; encoded by the coding sequence ATGACCTTGCAACTCCCCCATCCGGCCGTCCTGGCGACGGTCGCCTATCTGATGGTGTGGGGCCTCGTGCTCATCACGCCCGTGTTCGCCTGGGCCCTGGCGGCGCTGGTGGTGGGTCCCGGTCCCAACTCCCGCTGGCGCCGTGCCGCCCTTCCCGTGGGCAAGGGCGTCCTCTTCTCCCTGGCCCTGGTGCTCGCCACCCGGCTGGTGGAGGCCGCCAGTGCCTCCATGCATGACGGGCCGCTCGGCTGGCTCTCCGCGCTCGAGCAGGCGCTGACCCACGGCGCCACCGCGATGACGTGGTTCCCCGTGGATGCCGTCCTGCTGCTGGCACTGCCTCATGCCGCCCTCTTCCTGCTCGCGGTGGCGGTGTTCGCGTTCCAGGAGGCGAACCGCAAGTTCGGCATACCCTTCCGTGTGCCGCTCGCGGATCCGCTGGCGTTGGTCCTGGTCGTGGTGCCGGTGCTGGCCCTCATCGCCGTGGACGGAGCGTGGCGGCAGGCACGGCCTCGCGCGCTGCTCGACGTGGCCGCCGTGTTGCCCATGCTGTGCATGGCGCTCGCGGTGTGGACGCGCGCCGAGCGTCTCTCGCCTCCTCCCGTGAAGGAAGAGGCTCCCCGTCCGCAGGTGCCCGCTCCCGTGCGCGCGGATGTCCCGGCGCTCTGGCGGAAGCTGGGGGCCCTCGACGCCAGCGCGCGCCCGCTGCTCGCGACACAGGGCGCGAGCAACGCGGATGCCGCTCCGGCCTGGAGCGCCGCCGCGTGGCGGGATGCCGGTGCACTCGGGGCTCCTCCCCGGGCGCTGGAGGAGATCGCCAGTGCCTGGGGGTCGCCCCAGCAGGGCTGGCTGGTGGGCGACCTGCCCGATCCGACGGAGCGGCACTTCCTCACCTCGTGCGTGCTGCTCGCGCTCCAGCGCGAGGGTCTGCCGTGCCTCGTCATCAGCGATGAGCCGGAGGCCCTGCGCGACGCGGTGCTCGAGGCCATCTCGCGCAGTGGCTCGTGGCCCTCGGGGCCGTTGCTGGCCGGCGAGGCGGCGATGCGTGAGGCCTTCGCGGGCAACCGGATGCCGGCCGCCGTCTTCCTGGACGTGGAGCAATTGTCCGCCGGGGGCATCCGCGCGCTCGCCGAGACGCGCGGGGGTTGTGGCCGCTCGTGGGCCCGCTCCGTGGGGCTGGTGCTGTTGTCTCGCGTGGACCGGGGGACGCCGCTCGCCTCCACGCACCGCATGTTCACCCTGCGGCGGCTGGAGCTGGCGCTGTCGGCGGCCGGGGCTCGGTGGAACGTGCTGGCCACGGGCGTGGGGGGCGCGGGCACGCGCGGACTGGTGGAGCAGATGTTCCCGGGCATCTCCGTGCGCGAGGTGCCCTTCGCTCCGCGCGCCGCGGCCCCGGTGCGCGTCTGGCGCGTGGCCGAGGGCTTCCGGGCCCAGCCGGGCACGCCCTGGGTGCGCCGGGCCCTGGAGCCGGTGGTGGGGGCGAAGCTGCCCGCGGCGGTGGGAGACCCGGGTGGGGCCTTCGACCTCAAGGCCGTGGACTTCTGGGGCGGCGAGCTGCGCTTCGTCCGCGACGTGTCCCTCTTTGGGGTGGCCTCGGTGGGCACGCTGGACGAGGCGTGGCTGGTGGCCGCGTACCGGGCGCTCCCGCACCGGGTGCCGCTGGCGGACGGGCAGGCCCATGACGCGCTGTGGGGCCTCGCGGACAACCCGGTGACACGCTTCCTCACGCGGGACGGCAACCTGGATGGGCTGGCTCGCCACGGCATGCTGATGCCGCCGAGGGCGCTCGTGGGCTACCACAATGGAGCACTGGCCACGGCCCACCTCAAGGCGGCGATGCAGGAGGGCACGCAGGACGTGGAGTCCCTGGCGGCCGTCTTCGGCCGCTCGCGCGTGGAGCAGGTGCTGGGGCCGAAGTTCCGTCCCGAGCGTCACGTGGTGCGGCTGGCGCAGGGCCGCGAGCCCGTGCGCAGCCCCGTCGTCCCGGCCGGAGTGGCCGAGGCCGTCAACCCGCTGCGGCGCACCGTCAGCGAGCAGGTGGTGCGCATCCTCGACGTGCACAGCGGCCAGCTCCTCACCGAGGTGGACCGGCTGCTGGTGGAGACGCGCTACTACCCGGGCCGGGTGTTCGCCGTGGGCGACGCGCGCTACGAGGTGCCCCTGCACTCGCTGGACACCAAGCGCAACGAGCTGCGCGTCAAGCCGGTGCCCAACGACCGGCCCCTCACGAAGCCGCAGCTGCGCATCCAGTTCGAGTCCGCCCACGTGGTGGAGTCCCCGCAGACGGTGCGCACGGGGCGGTGCGTGTACCAGGTGTGCACGCTGGACGCGACGGTGGTGGAGAGCGTCACCGGCTACTCGCAGGTGGGGCGGCCGGGCAGGGTGGACGTGGGGGCGGTGAGCTGCCGCTACCGCACCCGGGTGCGCGGCGTCTTCTTCCCCGCCGCCACCACGCCGAATGTCCTCTTCCACCTGGCGCGCTCGGCGGACGGGGTGCTGGTGGCGCACCTGCTCTCCAACGACGAGGACATGGACGTGGTGCCGGTGGGGGCGGGGATGTTCCCGGAGGCCCCGGCCGGTATCGTGGTCGTGGACCGGCACCTCCAGGGCATGGGCGTGGCCGAGGCGCTGGACCTGGCGCTCGTCGATGACACGTTCAAGTGGGTTCGTGCCATCCTGGCCAACTGCAAATGCCCGAACGGGTGTCCGGAGTGCACGCCCCAGGACGTGCTCGCGTCCGGGCCCGACAAATCCGGCGTGCTCGGGCTGTTGGGATAG
- a CDS encoding serine/threonine protein kinase: MNLLQPGTQLDGRYEVVRLLGQGGMAAVYQVRHLGLHSTHALKVLNEDLARSDDIRGRFLAEGRIQASLRHPHIVQVTEIVTTPVAGLVMDYIEGPTLSDFCRGQGLAPKLLLDVFLPVLDAIEEAHKHNVVHRDLKPDNIIIGKDSRGRLQPKVTDFGIAKLLQGDGSEGKARTQTGARMGTLLYMSPEQIRGAAEVDARTDIFALGAILYEAATGRVAFHAESEYDTMKRIVEGTYEPPERVVGGLPPVIAGCIRKALAADPAERFQDCAAFREALEKALEPNAEAPAKPSRSYGVTQVGSTPSVPEPEPEAAFAPTAISGRFPVNTARLPSVPPPPVSAPPVPTPPPAPMASPVPPVAPARPASPALPVVVPPRSMGPVPQPPRPGEIGPSTTTSPGLALALSLFCFGGLGQMYNGQVFKGLCALGLTIFMVTTTGAGLCVVPIVNTVLAIDAYSIASKRRKGRSVGTWEFF, translated from the coding sequence ATGAACCTCCTCCAGCCGGGAACGCAGCTGGATGGTCGCTACGAGGTGGTCCGGCTGCTCGGGCAGGGCGGCATGGCCGCCGTGTATCAGGTGCGCCACCTGGGGCTGCACAGCACACACGCACTGAAGGTCCTCAACGAGGACCTGGCCCGCAGTGACGACATCCGCGGACGCTTCCTCGCCGAGGGCCGCATCCAGGCGAGCCTGCGCCATCCCCACATCGTCCAGGTGACGGAGATCGTCACCACCCCGGTGGCGGGTCTGGTGATGGACTACATCGAGGGCCCCACGCTCAGTGACTTCTGCCGTGGCCAGGGCCTGGCGCCCAAGCTGCTCCTGGACGTCTTCCTGCCCGTGCTGGACGCCATCGAGGAGGCCCACAAGCACAACGTCGTCCACAGGGATCTCAAGCCGGACAACATCATCATCGGCAAGGACAGCCGGGGCCGGCTCCAGCCCAAGGTGACGGACTTCGGCATCGCCAAGCTGCTGCAGGGGGATGGCTCGGAGGGCAAGGCGCGCACCCAGACTGGCGCGCGCATGGGCACGCTGCTGTACATGAGCCCGGAGCAGATCCGCGGGGCCGCCGAGGTGGACGCACGGACCGACATCTTCGCGTTGGGTGCCATCCTCTACGAGGCCGCCACCGGGCGCGTCGCCTTCCATGCGGAGAGCGAGTACGACACGATGAAGCGCATCGTGGAGGGCACCTACGAGCCTCCCGAGCGCGTCGTGGGGGGCCTGCCGCCCGTCATCGCCGGCTGCATCCGCAAGGCGCTGGCCGCGGACCCGGCCGAGCGCTTCCAGGACTGTGCTGCCTTCCGCGAGGCCCTGGAGAAGGCGCTCGAGCCCAACGCCGAGGCACCTGCGAAGCCCTCGCGCTCCTACGGGGTGACGCAGGTGGGGAGTACCCCGTCCGTACCGGAGCCCGAGCCCGAGGCGGCCTTCGCTCCAACGGCGATCTCCGGCCGGTTTCCTGTGAACACCGCGCGCCTGCCATCCGTGCCGCCCCCTCCCGTTTCGGCGCCTCCGGTGCCCACGCCCCCTCCGGCGCCCATGGCGTCCCCGGTTCCTCCCGTAGCCCCGGCCCGGCCGGCGAGCCCCGCGCTTCCGGTGGTGGTTCCGCCCCGGTCGATGGGTCCCGTGCCGCAGCCGCCCCGTCCGGGTGAGATTGGCCCCAGCACCACGACCTCTCCCGGTCTGGCCCTCGCGCTGAGCCTGTTCTGCTTCGGCGGGCTCGGACAGATGTACAACGGGCAGGTGTTCAAGGGCCTGTGCGCCCTGGGCCTGACGATCTTCATGGTGACGACGACGGGGGCGGGCCTGTGTGTCGTGCCCATCGTGAATACCGTGTTGGCCATCGATGCGTACTCCATCGCGTCCAAGCGCCGGAAGGGCCGCTCGGTAGGTACCTGGGAGTTCTTCTAG
- a CDS encoding serine/threonine-protein kinase: MLSPGNVVERYEVERELGGGGMARVYKVRHVALGSVHALKVLDPELVGNAELRARFLDEGRIQARLKHPNILGITDVVAAPGVAGLVMDYLEGESLDRYLARIQQPPSADEVRDIFLQVLEGMGFAHEQGVIHRDLKPSNIFLEQVRGRRVVRILDFGIAKAASDEDRPTTRTGARMGTPQYMSPEQIRGAENVTVRSDIFSLGITLYELATAQPCFLGESDFNIMEKIVRAEYVPPHVAHPGLERQLAATILQAMELDPERRFASCREFAAALVAEPPIERAEIPVSEAPTPPRVETPAPVPESQAATLFQIAKSQRLPKPQNPSGPVVAIPPAPVAPIQQPELEPVRTPAARIPVVRQESPAVAVQEPGPEPMREPVRTPAARVPAVVQAPPAVVVQTPVPEPRRESSARVVAVREAAALVIKEPTPAPIVQKERTVTPAPARERPVPVKPAPRPAVDAEPPRGRRAWRWVLLFALGGMAAMFGSGLIGMLRGEGRPPNPPVQRRTAGGAPVTQPRGSP; the protein is encoded by the coding sequence ATGTTGAGCCCGGGGAACGTGGTCGAGCGCTATGAGGTGGAGCGCGAGCTGGGCGGCGGCGGCATGGCGCGCGTCTACAAGGTGCGCCATGTGGCCCTGGGCAGCGTCCATGCCCTCAAGGTGCTCGACCCGGAGCTGGTGGGGAACGCGGAGCTGCGCGCCCGCTTCCTGGACGAGGGCCGCATCCAGGCGCGTCTGAAGCACCCGAACATCCTGGGCATCACGGACGTGGTCGCCGCCCCCGGTGTCGCGGGTCTGGTGATGGACTACCTGGAGGGCGAGTCGCTCGACCGGTACCTGGCCCGCATCCAGCAGCCCCCGTCCGCGGACGAGGTGCGCGACATCTTCCTGCAGGTGCTGGAGGGCATGGGCTTCGCCCACGAGCAGGGCGTCATCCATCGAGACCTCAAGCCCTCCAACATCTTCCTGGAGCAGGTGCGCGGCCGGCGGGTGGTGCGCATCCTCGACTTCGGCATCGCGAAGGCCGCCAGCGACGAGGACAGGCCGACAACGCGCACGGGCGCGCGCATGGGCACCCCGCAGTACATGAGCCCGGAGCAGATCCGCGGGGCCGAGAACGTCACCGTCCGCTCGGACATCTTCTCGCTCGGGATCACCCTGTACGAGCTGGCCACCGCGCAGCCGTGCTTCCTGGGCGAGAGCGACTTCAACATCATGGAGAAGATCGTCCGGGCCGAGTACGTGCCTCCACACGTGGCGCACCCGGGCCTCGAGCGCCAGCTCGCCGCGACGATTCTCCAGGCGATGGAGCTGGACCCGGAGCGGCGCTTCGCCTCGTGCCGCGAGTTCGCCGCCGCGTTGGTGGCCGAGCCCCCGATCGAGCGAGCCGAGATTCCGGTCTCAGAGGCCCCGACCCCGCCCAGGGTGGAGACGCCCGCCCCGGTCCCCGAGTCCCAGGCGGCGACGCTCTTCCAGATAGCGAAGAGCCAGCGGCTCCCCAAACCGCAGAACCCGTCCGGCCCTGTCGTGGCGATCCCGCCGGCGCCGGTCGCTCCCATCCAGCAACCCGAGCTGGAACCCGTGCGGACTCCTGCCGCTCGAATCCCGGTGGTCCGGCAGGAGTCTCCCGCCGTTGCTGTCCAGGAGCCCGGGCCGGAACCCATGAGGGAGCCCGTGCGGACGCCGGCTGCTCGCGTCCCGGCGGTCGTGCAGGCTCCTCCCGCCGTCGTCGTTCAGACGCCCGTTCCTGAACCCAGGCGGGAGTCCTCGGCCCGCGTCGTGGCGGTTCGCGAGGCCGCGGCCCTCGTCATCAAGGAGCCCACGCCGGCCCCCATCGTGCAGAAGGAGCGCACCGTGACGCCGGCACCGGCCCGTGAGCGCCCCGTCCCGGTGAAGCCCGCGCCTCGTCCGGCGGTGGATGCCGAGCCGCCTCGGGGGCGCAGGGCCTGGCGCTGGGTGCTGCTCTTCGCGCTCGGGGGAATGGCGGCCATGTTCGGCTCGGGGCTCATCGGGATGCTGAGAGGGGAGGGACGGCCGCCGAACCCGCCTGTGCAGAGGAGGACGGCGGGCGGTGCTCCGGTGACGCAGCCCAGGGGCTCACCCTGA
- a CDS encoding pyridoxal phosphate-dependent decarboxylase family protein — MNPLELSPADFRRLADRLSTLAEQWLTELDARTIAPATTGAASEALFTEGLPEEGLKDAALDALGPVIAGTRAGNARFLGYVLGSGEPVGALGDYLASVLNQNVTAWRSAPTLVGMERAVVRGLAAAVGCPGFTGSLTGGGSSANLMGLAMAREAKAPANEEGSPSGVVYASTEVHMSIPKALALLGLGRRNLRLISTDPEWRMRPELLERAITEDLSAGRRPLAVVATAGTVNTGAVDPLKDVAAIARRHGLWMHVDGAYGALAALAVPEHFEGMTLADSLSMDAHKWLYQPVDCGVLLFRDAAAARRAFSFSGDYVRSMSTDALESFAFFEESLELSRRARALKPWLSVRYHGLRAFREAIHKDMANARRLAELVRAEPRLELLAPVPLSAVCFRYVAGIPETERNAFNTRLLARLNARGRAYLSNATLSGNFALRACFVNHRTTPEDVQTVVTEVLAAATELQAA; from the coding sequence ATGAACCCGCTCGAACTGTCTCCCGCGGATTTCCGGCGCCTCGCCGACCGTCTCTCCACCCTGGCCGAGCAGTGGCTCACGGAGCTGGATGCGCGCACCATCGCCCCCGCCACCACCGGCGCCGCCAGCGAGGCCCTCTTCACCGAGGGATTGCCCGAAGAGGGCTTGAAGGACGCCGCGCTCGATGCGCTCGGCCCCGTGATCGCCGGCACACGCGCCGGCAACGCCCGCTTCCTCGGCTACGTGCTCGGCTCGGGGGAGCCGGTGGGGGCGCTCGGGGACTATCTGGCCAGCGTGCTGAACCAGAACGTCACCGCGTGGCGCTCCGCCCCCACGTTGGTGGGCATGGAGCGCGCGGTGGTGCGGGGACTCGCCGCCGCGGTGGGCTGCCCCGGCTTCACCGGGAGCCTCACGGGTGGGGGCTCGTCGGCCAACCTCATGGGCCTCGCGATGGCGCGCGAGGCGAAGGCCCCCGCCAACGAGGAGGGCTCTCCCTCGGGCGTGGTGTACGCCTCCACCGAGGTGCACATGTCCATTCCCAAGGCCCTGGCGCTGCTCGGCCTGGGACGGAGGAACCTGCGCCTCATCTCCACGGACCCGGAGTGGCGCATGCGCCCCGAGCTGCTCGAGCGCGCCATCACCGAGGACCTCTCCGCCGGGAGGCGCCCGCTGGCCGTCGTCGCCACCGCGGGCACCGTGAACACCGGCGCGGTGGACCCATTGAAGGACGTGGCGGCCATCGCCCGGCGGCACGGACTCTGGATGCACGTGGACGGAGCCTATGGCGCCCTGGCGGCGCTGGCCGTCCCCGAGCACTTCGAGGGCATGACGCTGGCGGACTCGCTCTCGATGGACGCGCACAAGTGGCTCTACCAGCCGGTGGACTGCGGGGTGCTGCTCTTCCGGGACGCCGCCGCCGCGCGCCGCGCCTTCTCCTTCTCGGGCGACTACGTGCGCTCGATGAGCACGGACGCCTTGGAGAGCTTCGCCTTCTTCGAGGAGTCCCTCGAGCTGTCACGCCGGGCCCGAGCGCTCAAGCCGTGGCTGTCCGTGCGCTACCACGGGCTCCGGGCCTTCCGGGAGGCCATCCACAAGGACATGGCGAACGCACGGCGGCTGGCGGAGCTCGTGCGCGCGGAGCCCAGGCTGGAGCTGCTCGCGCCGGTGCCGCTGAGCGCGGTGTGCTTCCGCTACGTCGCGGGTATTCCGGAGACGGAGCGCAATGCGTTCAACACGAGGCTGCTGGCACGCCTCAACGCGCGAGGCCGCGCCTATCTCTCCAACGCCACGCTGTCGGGGAACTTCGCCCTGCGCGCCTGCTTCGTGAACCACCGCACCACGCCGGAGGACGTCCAGACGGTGGTGACCGAGGTACTCGCGGCCGCGACGGAGCTACAGGCCGCGTAG
- the nrfH gene encoding cytochrome c nitrite reductase small subunit — protein sequence MKREAEGTVGRGSNARTWLFITLGACVGLAIGIGGFTFTYAKGYAYLANDPAACANCHVMREQYEGWQKSSHHAVATCNDCHTPPGLVGKYATKASNGFWHSFYFTTGDFHEPIQIRPGNREVTERACRKCHGDLVEPLEASHGAPETSCLRCHNSVGHPEGLGRPDARAQETRP from the coding sequence ATGAAGCGCGAGGCGGAAGGGACGGTGGGGAGGGGCTCGAACGCCCGGACCTGGCTGTTCATCACGCTGGGCGCGTGCGTGGGTCTGGCCATCGGCATCGGTGGCTTCACCTTCACCTACGCGAAGGGCTACGCGTACCTCGCCAACGATCCCGCCGCCTGCGCCAACTGCCACGTCATGCGCGAGCAGTACGAGGGTTGGCAGAAGTCGAGCCACCATGCCGTGGCCACCTGCAATGACTGCCACACGCCCCCGGGCCTGGTCGGGAAGTACGCGACCAAGGCATCCAATGGCTTCTGGCACTCGTTCTATTTCACCACCGGCGACTTCCACGAGCCCATCCAGATCCGCCCCGGCAACCGGGAGGTGACGGAGCGGGCCTGCCGCAAGTGCCACGGCGACCTGGTGGAGCCCCTCGAGGCCTCCCACGGCGCGCCAGAGACCTCATGCCTTCGCTGCCACAACTCGGTGGGCCACCCGGAAGGGCTCGGCCGGCCGGACGCGAGGGCTCAGGAGACCCGACCATGA
- a CDS encoding ammonia-forming cytochrome c nitrite reductase subunit c552, which produces MSNPTTQPEPWLRRYRLVILAALVSAVGAVAATALLVNISERKQEARNPFYRVVELDDTIEDPAVWGKNFPLQYDDYKRTVDQVRTKYGGSEAVPRTPTSVDPRSVVAQSRIEEDPRLKTMWAGYAFAVDFREERGHAYMLDDQTFTERQHVTKQPGTCMHCHGSVFLPYKKLGDGDLIKGFEKMNQMPYVEARKLVDHPVACIDCHEPKTMALRVTRPGFIEGMRALKAGQGVPDYDVNAQATRQEMRSYVCGQCHVEYYFKGPEKRLTYPWAKGLNIDGIMAYYEENGHKDWVHAETGAPALKAQHPEFEMYNQGIHARSGVACADCHMAYKREGAMKISDHHVRSPLLNISRACQTCHKWSEEELKGRVETIQDRHHKLRNTAMDALVDLIQDIKERKLAGATDLQLAEARGFQRKAQFYLDFVEAENSNGFHAPQEAARILGDSINFSRLGQNALRKQSAPPPTEAHKAE; this is translated from the coding sequence ATGAGCAACCCCACGACACAGCCGGAGCCCTGGCTCCGGAGGTACCGGCTCGTCATCCTCGCGGCGCTCGTCTCGGCCGTGGGCGCGGTGGCGGCCACCGCCCTGCTGGTGAACATCTCCGAGCGCAAGCAGGAGGCGCGCAACCCCTTCTACCGGGTGGTGGAGCTGGACGACACCATCGAGGACCCGGCCGTCTGGGGGAAGAACTTCCCCCTGCAATACGACGACTACAAGCGCACGGTGGACCAGGTGCGCACGAAGTACGGCGGCAGCGAGGCAGTGCCGCGCACGCCCACCTCGGTGGATCCGCGCTCGGTGGTGGCCCAGTCGCGCATCGAGGAGGATCCGCGTCTGAAGACGATGTGGGCTGGCTACGCCTTCGCCGTGGACTTCCGCGAGGAGCGCGGTCACGCGTACATGCTGGACGACCAGACGTTCACGGAGCGCCAGCACGTCACGAAGCAGCCCGGTACGTGCATGCACTGCCACGGCTCGGTCTTCCTGCCCTACAAGAAGCTGGGAGACGGCGACCTCATCAAGGGCTTCGAGAAGATGAACCAGATGCCCTACGTGGAGGCGCGCAAGCTGGTGGACCACCCGGTGGCGTGCATCGACTGCCACGAGCCGAAGACGATGGCGCTCCGGGTGACGCGCCCCGGCTTCATCGAGGGCATGCGCGCGCTCAAGGCGGGCCAGGGCGTTCCCGACTACGACGTCAACGCCCAGGCCACGCGCCAGGAGATGCGCTCGTACGTCTGCGGCCAGTGCCACGTCGAGTACTACTTCAAGGGTCCGGAGAAGCGGCTGACGTACCCCTGGGCCAAGGGCCTGAACATCGATGGCATCATGGCCTACTACGAGGAGAACGGGCACAAGGACTGGGTCCACGCCGAGACGGGCGCCCCGGCGCTCAAGGCCCAGCACCCCGAGTTCGAGATGTACAACCAGGGCATCCACGCCCGCTCGGGAGTGGCCTGCGCCGACTGCCACATGGCCTACAAGCGTGAGGGCGCGATGAAGATCTCCGACCACCACGTGCGCAGCCCGCTGCTCAACATCAGCCGCGCCTGCCAGACGTGCCACAAGTGGTCCGAGGAGGAGCTGAAGGGGCGGGTGGAGACCATCCAGGACCGGCACCACAAGCTGCGCAACACGGCGATGGACGCGCTGGTGGACCTCATCCAGGACATCAAGGAGCGCAAGCTGGCTGGTGCTACCGACCTCCAGCTGGCCGAGGCCCGTGGCTTCCAGCGCAAGGCCCAGTTCTACCTGGACTTCGTGGAGGCGGAGAACTCCAACGGCTTCCACGCGCCCCAGGAGGCGGCCCGGATTCTCGGCGACTCCATCAATTTCTCGCGGCTCGGTCAGAACGCCCTGCGCAAGCAGTCCGCGCCGCCGCCGACGGAGGCTCACAAGGCGGAGTGA
- a CDS encoding SGNH/GDSL hydrolase family protein — protein MSALSLRYVALGDSSGVGVGARNGGYVEHLFQRLRRVRAGVGLLNLAVSGATSATVLSGQLPKATRARPHVVTLAVGINDLWRGVEPHQFESNLEQLARGLVGTGAPVVLANLPDMSLAPVARLATHFLPIELISARIASFNEAVARVVSRHGLIGVDLHTPSREELPRSPDYFSPDGFHPSDVGYMRMAEHFWPALHTAAERGASTVQATG, from the coding sequence ATGAGCGCACTCTCCCTGAGATACGTAGCCCTGGGCGACTCCTCCGGCGTCGGAGTGGGAGCGCGCAATGGGGGCTACGTGGAACACCTCTTCCAGCGGCTGCGCCGCGTCCGCGCGGGCGTGGGCCTGCTCAACCTGGCCGTGAGCGGGGCCACCAGCGCCACCGTCCTCTCCGGACAGCTCCCCAAGGCCACCCGCGCCCGTCCCCACGTGGTGACGCTCGCCGTGGGCATCAACGACCTGTGGCGCGGCGTGGAGCCCCACCAGTTCGAGTCCAACCTCGAGCAGCTCGCACGCGGACTGGTGGGCACGGGCGCCCCGGTGGTGCTCGCCAACCTGCCGGACATGTCCCTCGCGCCCGTGGCGCGGCTGGCCACCCACTTCCTGCCCATCGAGCTCATCTCGGCGCGCATCGCGTCCTTCAACGAGGCGGTGGCACGCGTGGTGTCCCGCCACGGCCTCATCGGCGTGGACCTCCACACCCCCAGCCGGGAGGAGCTGCCCCGGAGCCCTGATTACTTCTCGCCCGATGGCTTCCACCCCTCGGACGTGGGCTACATGCGCATGGCGGAGCACTTCTGGCCCGCCCTGCACACGGCCGCCGAGCGCGGCGCCAGCACCGTGCAAGCCACCGGCTGA
- a CDS encoding 3-oxoacyl-[acyl-carrier-protein] synthase III C-terminal domain-containing protein gives MTRPSISFLGFGAALPERVRSSDDPLFERTREAARAQGVSEASLFYGNREHRCLGPDESLASLTARAGLAALEASGVRREQVDRLYGYVSVSEFISPNALYEVHREMGLGSHTLVVPVQSDFANFVMGAVLAWEALLAGHSERALVAVGAGWTRNVDYAQGHAFGIGDGAGAAVLGPGERLVLVDYAADTFSDEYGAMTMRPRPESGFDTPVYGLEPSRGVRAFLSSGMDGPPRLVERLLRKHGLTGEDITLVSHQATRKLLDHWNERIRPREYLHTLEDRGNMVIASIPVTLARHYRELRTKYLVLVGLGIGAHQMALLVRV, from the coding sequence ATGACGCGTCCTTCGATCTCCTTCCTGGGTTTTGGTGCCGCGCTGCCGGAGCGGGTGCGGAGCAGCGATGATCCCCTCTTCGAGCGGACCCGCGAGGCGGCCCGGGCCCAGGGCGTGTCCGAGGCTTCACTCTTCTACGGCAACCGTGAGCACCGCTGCCTGGGGCCGGACGAGTCGCTGGCCTCGCTGACCGCGAGGGCGGGGCTCGCGGCGCTGGAGGCCTCGGGGGTGCGGAGGGAGCAGGTGGATCGGCTCTACGGCTACGTCTCCGTGTCCGAGTTCATCTCCCCCAACGCGCTGTACGAGGTGCATCGGGAGATGGGCCTGGGCTCGCACACGCTGGTGGTGCCGGTGCAGTCCGACTTCGCCAACTTCGTGATGGGTGCCGTGCTGGCCTGGGAGGCCCTGCTCGCCGGACACTCGGAGCGGGCGCTGGTGGCGGTGGGGGCGGGGTGGACGCGCAACGTGGACTACGCGCAGGGCCACGCCTTCGGCATTGGCGATGGGGCGGGCGCGGCCGTGCTCGGGCCCGGGGAGCGGCTCGTCCTGGTGGACTACGCCGCCGACACCTTCAGCGACGAGTACGGGGCCATGACCATGCGCCCCCGCCCCGAGTCGGGCTTCGACACGCCGGTGTATGGGCTCGAGCCGTCCCGGGGCGTGCGGGCCTTCCTGAGCTCCGGAATGGATGGGCCGCCGAGGCTCGTCGAGCGGCTGCTGCGCAAGCATGGTCTCACCGGGGAGGACATCACCCTCGTGTCGCACCAGGCCACGCGCAAGCTGCTCGACCACTGGAACGAGAGGATCCGCCCGCGCGAGTACCTGCACACGCTCGAGGACCGAGGGAACATGGTGATCGCCTCGATTCCCGTCACCCTGGCCCGCCACTACCGCGAGCTGCGCACGAAGTACCTCGTCCTCGTCGGCCTGGGCATCGGCGCGCACCAGATGGCCCTGCTGGTGCGCGTGTAG